From the Maioricimonas rarisocia genome, one window contains:
- a CDS encoding SDR family NAD(P)-dependent oxidoreductase, producing the protein MISQNSNRSAIVFGATGSVGTALARNLAEDGARLLLAGRSTERLRDLGDELDSPTVEVDSSRPDSFKEAFREASESIGPIHAVANCIGSVLLKPAHLTTDDDWAATMQVNAFSSFAILREAAAAMRSSGGSIVLFSSAAVRIGLPNHEAIAAAKGAVEGLVKSAAATYAARGIRVNAIAPGLVKSEMTRRIWESETSAAASEQMHALGRLGEPEDVAGMAAWLMDPANSWVTGQVIGVDGGLASVVARRRGS; encoded by the coding sequence ATGATCTCGCAGAACTCGAATCGGTCGGCCATTGTGTTTGGAGCGACCGGCAGCGTGGGGACGGCTCTGGCTCGAAATCTGGCGGAAGACGGGGCCCGGTTGCTGCTGGCAGGCCGCAGTACCGAGCGATTGCGAGACCTGGGTGACGAATTGGACTCACCGACGGTCGAGGTCGATTCATCCCGACCTGACAGCTTCAAGGAAGCATTCCGGGAGGCCTCGGAGTCAATCGGACCAATCCACGCGGTCGCCAACTGTATCGGTTCGGTCCTTCTCAAGCCGGCCCATCTCACTACGGATGACGACTGGGCCGCGACGATGCAGGTCAATGCGTTCAGTTCGTTCGCGATCCTCCGGGAGGCCGCGGCTGCCATGCGCTCGAGCGGTGGCAGCATCGTGCTGTTTTCGTCGGCAGCCGTCCGGATCGGGCTTCCCAATCACGAAGCGATCGCCGCCGCGAAAGGTGCCGTCGAAGGACTGGTGAAGTCAGCCGCCGCAACGTACGCGGCACGTGGCATTCGCGTGAATGCGATCGCTCCGGGACTCGTGAAATCCGAAATGACGCGTCGGATCTGGGAGAGCGAGACCTCGGCCGCAGCGTCGGAGCAGATGCACGCTCTCGGACGTCTGGGGGAGCCGGAAGATGTCGCCGGAATGGCCGCATGGCTGATGGACCCCGCGAACTCGTGGGTCACAGGGCAGGTCATCGGTGTCGATGGAGGGCTGGCCAGCGTCGTCGCACGTCGCAGAGGGAGCTGA
- a CDS encoding Fpg/Nei family DNA glycosylase, with protein sequence MPEGHTIHRLAGDHRKHFAGTPLQLRSPQGRFADEAKLLDGQTLLDVEAWGKHLFYRWERGEILHIHLGLYGKFRPHRVPLPEPRGQVRLRAWNDARGFDLNGPNQCELISDAIHADIMGRLGEDPLRPDADPDRLWDRIRRSRAAIGRLLLDQSVVAGVGNVYRAEVLFLHGLHPERQARTLSRVEFDALWETLVRLLKLGVKYNRIITADAADFGKTPSRLTREERLLVYKRAECRRCSSAIEDWKLGARTIYACPTCQPLQEA encoded by the coding sequence ATGCCCGAAGGTCATACGATCCACCGTCTCGCCGGCGACCACCGCAAGCACTTTGCGGGAACGCCGCTGCAGCTCCGCTCGCCGCAGGGGCGGTTTGCCGACGAAGCGAAGCTTCTCGATGGCCAGACGCTTCTGGACGTCGAGGCCTGGGGGAAGCACCTGTTCTATCGCTGGGAACGGGGCGAGATCCTGCACATTCATCTCGGGTTGTACGGCAAGTTCCGACCGCACCGCGTCCCCTTGCCGGAGCCCCGCGGCCAGGTGCGACTGCGAGCCTGGAACGATGCCCGCGGCTTCGATCTGAACGGTCCAAACCAGTGTGAACTGATCAGCGACGCGATCCACGCCGACATCATGGGACGCCTGGGGGAAGATCCGCTTCGCCCCGATGCCGATCCGGACCGGCTGTGGGATCGTATCCGCAGAAGTCGGGCGGCCATCGGTCGGTTGTTGCTGGACCAGTCTGTGGTGGCCGGCGTGGGAAACGTGTACCGGGCCGAAGTCCTGTTTCTGCACGGCCTCCATCCGGAGCGACAGGCGCGCACGCTGTCGCGGGTGGAGTTCGATGCCCTGTGGGAGACGCTTGTGCGGCTGCTGAAACTGGGGGTGAAATACAATCGCATCATCACGGCGGATGCAGCCGACTTCGGGAAGACTCCTTCACGACTGACCCGCGAAGAGCGCCTGCTCGTCTACAAACGGGCCGAGTGTCGCAGGTGCAGCAGCGCCATCGAAGACTGGAAACTCGGGGCCCGGACCATTTACGCCTGCCCGACCTGCCAACCGCTGCAGGAGGCGTAA
- a CDS encoding methylated-DNA--[protein]-cysteine S-methyltransferase encodes MNTTCVFETELGWVASASIDVGVSHLLIGHSSEQAVRSALEQRLLSSCEQFTETPQDELADRICAYARGEPVSFAEIPLALPAMTPFRKAIISRLRQIPYGTTVSYGELARQAGRPGAARAVGQAMACNTLPLLIPCHRVIAAGGRLGGFSAPTGVSLKERLLALEGVTAVR; translated from the coding sequence ATGAACACAACTTGCGTTTTCGAAACGGAGCTGGGATGGGTCGCATCGGCGTCCATTGATGTGGGCGTAAGTCACCTGCTGATTGGACACAGCAGCGAACAGGCGGTTCGATCGGCACTCGAGCAGCGGCTGCTCTCCTCGTGTGAGCAGTTTACCGAGACCCCGCAGGATGAACTTGCCGACCGCATCTGTGCGTACGCCCGGGGGGAGCCGGTCTCCTTTGCAGAGATCCCGCTGGCCCTGCCGGCGATGACTCCCTTCCGCAAGGCGATCATCAGCCGACTTCGTCAGATCCCGTACGGCACGACGGTCAGCTATGGGGAACTGGCCCGTCAGGCGGGCCGCCCCGGTGCGGCGCGCGCTGTCGGGCAGGCGATGGCCTGCAATACGTTGCCGCTGCTGATCCCGTGCCACCGGGTGATCGCCGCTGGCGGTCGGCTGGGCGGTTTCTCCGCACCGACCGGCGTGTCGCTGAAGGAACGGCTGCTGGCGCTTGAAGGGGTGACCGCCGTCCGCTGA
- the fabF gene encoding beta-ketoacyl-ACP synthase II: protein MEERIFVSGLGAVTCLGNSVETLWNQLLAGRSGIRTLQHLDVSDLAITIGGEVDGIEATDFDDLPVVSAKRMDRAAQFAVYGTGEALRHAGLPTTGLGERTAVVLGSGLNGLLTLQEQTERLLGRGPRAVSPLTIPLLMPNAAAANVSLAYGAQGPTQAVGTACASSGHAILSSIRMLRDGEADVAITGGTEASLTRLGISAFANMRAMTRKYNDRPAEASRPFDGERDGFVMSEGAGIVIIETESHLRKRGGRALAEIIGFGTSTDAFHLVQPDESASQASRSMASAFSKAGLAPQDVAGETYVNAHGTGTPLNDAVETAGLKKVFGEAAGDLQISSSKSMTGHMIGAAAGLESIVCIRALQTSILPPTINYRTPDPACDLDYVPNEPRKSAVKYALNNSLGFGGHNVCLLFGQGDPE, encoded by the coding sequence ATGGAAGAACGGATTTTCGTCAGCGGTCTTGGTGCAGTCACCTGCCTCGGAAACTCTGTCGAAACACTCTGGAATCAGCTTCTGGCTGGCCGCAGCGGAATCCGTACGCTGCAGCACCTCGACGTTTCCGATCTGGCAATCACCATTGGCGGCGAAGTCGACGGGATCGAAGCAACCGACTTCGATGACCTGCCTGTCGTCAGCGCCAAGCGGATGGACCGCGCCGCCCAGTTCGCCGTCTACGGCACGGGCGAAGCTCTGCGACACGCGGGTCTGCCGACTACCGGTCTGGGCGAGCGGACTGCAGTCGTGCTCGGCTCGGGGCTCAACGGCCTGCTGACGCTGCAGGAGCAGACCGAACGCCTGCTCGGCCGCGGACCGCGCGCCGTCAGCCCCCTGACCATCCCGCTGCTGATGCCGAACGCTGCCGCGGCGAACGTCAGTCTCGCCTACGGTGCGCAGGGACCGACGCAGGCCGTGGGAACCGCGTGTGCTTCGTCGGGCCATGCGATTCTGTCGTCAATTCGCATGCTGCGTGACGGCGAGGCGGACGTGGCAATTACCGGCGGCACCGAAGCCTCGCTGACGCGACTGGGAATCTCGGCATTCGCCAACATGCGGGCGATGACCCGCAAGTACAACGATCGCCCCGCCGAGGCATCGCGACCCTTCGACGGCGAACGGGACGGGTTCGTGATGTCCGAAGGAGCCGGCATCGTCATCATCGAAACCGAGAGTCACCTCCGCAAACGGGGCGGTCGCGCTCTTGCGGAGATCATCGGATTCGGCACCTCCACCGACGCCTTCCACCTCGTGCAGCCGGACGAAAGTGCCTCGCAGGCTTCCCGCTCGATGGCGTCGGCATTTTCGAAAGCCGGGCTGGCTCCGCAGGACGTCGCCGGCGAGACCTACGTCAATGCCCACGGCACCGGAACGCCGCTCAACGATGCGGTCGAAACGGCCGGGCTCAAGAAGGTCTTCGGGGAGGCGGCCGGCGACCTGCAGATCAGTTCGAGCAAGAGCATGACCGGTCACATGATCGGGGCGGCCGCCGGGCTCGAGTCAATCGTCTGCATCCGCGCGCTGCAGACCAGCATTCTGCCGCCGACGATCAACTACAGAACTCCCGACCCGGCCTGCGATCTCGACTACGTGCCCAACGAACCTCGCAAGTCTGCGGTCAAATACGCTCTCAACAACTCGCTCGGGTTCGGCGGTCACAATGTCTGTCTGCTCTTTGGTCAGGGTGATCCGGAGTAG
- a CDS encoding DUF2617 family protein, protein MKVGSARPDASQLAFRLYERSLHPELFRVSRATLMETDDFSAMLRICDAGHVIELRHGGTVITEVVGAVEQELPQRGMCVGERLASCRDRSLSLDGNLTVHTSAHVERLDREVFSEIQTELQMDARRAAVACEFPAAHRMQTAPLSVIQADANGRSLAVHAFHTFPENAAVVRTQTLYEF, encoded by the coding sequence ATGAAAGTTGGATCAGCACGTCCTGACGCGTCGCAACTGGCGTTTCGACTCTATGAGCGATCCCTGCACCCCGAGCTCTTTCGGGTGTCCCGCGCGACCCTCATGGAAACGGACGATTTCTCGGCCATGCTGCGAATCTGTGACGCAGGCCACGTGATCGAATTGCGCCATGGCGGCACCGTGATTACGGAAGTCGTCGGCGCGGTCGAGCAGGAACTTCCCCAGCGCGGCATGTGCGTCGGCGAACGTCTTGCCTCGTGCCGGGATCGCTCGCTTTCTCTGGACGGGAACCTCACTGTTCACACCAGTGCCCACGTCGAGCGGCTCGATCGGGAAGTCTTTTCCGAGATTCAGACCGAGCTGCAGATGGACGCACGACGCGCGGCGGTCGCCTGTGAATTCCCCGCCGCTCACCGCATGCAGACGGCTCCGCTGAGCGTGATCCAGGCCGATGCCAACGGTCGCAGTCTGGCGGTGCACGCATTTCATACCTTCCCCGAGAATGCCGCTGTCGTCCGGACCCAGACACTCTACGAGTTCTAG
- a CDS encoding sigma-70 family RNA polymerase sigma factor, giving the protein MQKMTRRRVSSTVQNPLETYLREINETALLTADEEKELSYRIRKGDQSARDRMVRANLRLVVNIARGYAGKGLPLQDLIEEGNLGLLRAVEGFDPDMNTRFSTYASYWIKQSIKRALINSAKTIRIPAYMVELLSKWRRATAKLQDEFGRTPTAEEVARELELPPKKLKIVKKAIQLYNSTPQSDPNDSSWSLGELIADDRSKGPEDELVEDDNLKHVYRMLDEMDPREAVILKMRFGLDDGEPRTLKEIGEALGLTRERVRQIESDALSKLNKGLLGDR; this is encoded by the coding sequence ATGCAAAAGATGACCCGCCGTCGAGTATCTTCGACCGTCCAGAATCCGCTGGAGACGTATCTGCGGGAGATTAACGAGACGGCTCTGCTGACCGCAGATGAAGAGAAGGAGCTGTCTTACCGGATCCGCAAAGGGGATCAGTCCGCCCGCGACCGGATGGTCCGTGCAAATCTGCGGCTGGTGGTCAACATTGCCCGCGGGTACGCCGGCAAGGGACTCCCGCTGCAGGATCTGATCGAAGAAGGAAATCTCGGCCTGTTGCGGGCCGTCGAGGGCTTCGACCCCGACATGAATACCCGCTTCAGTACCTATGCCAGCTACTGGATCAAGCAGTCGATCAAGCGGGCACTCATCAACTCGGCGAAGACCATCCGCATCCCCGCGTACATGGTCGAACTGCTCTCGAAGTGGCGGCGCGCCACCGCCAAGCTCCAGGACGAGTTCGGTCGCACTCCCACCGCCGAAGAAGTCGCCCGCGAACTCGAGCTCCCCCCCAAGAAGCTGAAGATCGTCAAGAAGGCGATCCAGCTCTACAACTCGACGCCGCAGTCAGACCCCAACGACAGCAGCTGGTCGCTGGGCGAACTGATCGCCGACGATCGCAGTAAAGGCCCCGAAGACGAGCTGGTCGAGGACGACAACCTCAAGCACGTCTACCGCATGCTCGACGAGATGGATCCCCGGGAAGCGGTGATCCTGAAAATGCGGTTCGGACTCGACGATGGGGAGCCGCGGACCCTCAAGGAAATCGGCGAAGCTCTGGGACTGACGCGGGAGCGGGTCCGGCAGATCGAGAGCGACGCGCTTTCGAAGCTGAACAAGGGGCTGCTCGGGGATCGCTGA
- a CDS encoding ligase-associated DNA damage response exonuclease, whose amino-acid sequence MIASDLLTLTEAGLYCPAGDFHVDPWRPVPRAVITHAHSDHARQGSERYLTSHDGRHVLATRMVPDAVIDTLEYGESIDLNGVRVSLHPAGHILGSSQVRIEHRGRVCVASGDYKVDRDATCAPFELLRCHSFITESTFGLPVYRWPPQQEVMAAVNEWWLGNREAGRASVIFAYSLGKAQRLIAGLDPQIGPIYCHGAVERVNRDYRETGVSLPATAYASSRSARDYAGAMVVAPPSANGSPWLRRFGNCSTAFASGWMAIRGTRRRRAVDRGFVLSDHVDWPGLTGTVRESGAEQVFVTHGFTAACARWFGDQGLDAHVLPTRFEGEQDDRAEDAEQEPDAQEPDS is encoded by the coding sequence ATGATCGCCAGCGACCTGCTGACTCTCACCGAAGCGGGACTGTATTGCCCGGCCGGCGATTTCCATGTCGATCCATGGCGACCGGTCCCGCGAGCCGTCATCACGCATGCCCACTCCGACCATGCCCGGCAGGGTTCGGAACGCTACCTGACGTCTCACGATGGCCGTCACGTCCTGGCGACGCGTATGGTACCGGATGCCGTCATCGACACGCTCGAATACGGCGAATCGATCGATCTGAACGGCGTGCGGGTGTCCCTGCATCCGGCCGGACACATTCTCGGATCGTCGCAGGTGCGGATTGAGCATCGTGGACGAGTGTGCGTTGCCTCGGGCGATTACAAGGTGGACCGGGACGCCACCTGTGCGCCCTTCGAACTGCTGCGGTGTCACTCGTTCATCACCGAATCCACCTTCGGCCTGCCCGTCTACCGCTGGCCGCCCCAGCAGGAAGTCATGGCGGCCGTCAACGAGTGGTGGCTCGGCAATCGCGAAGCGGGACGGGCGTCGGTCATCTTCGCGTACTCGCTCGGCAAGGCGCAGCGGCTGATTGCAGGACTCGATCCGCAGATCGGACCGATCTACTGCCACGGTGCGGTCGAGCGCGTCAATCGCGACTACCGCGAAACGGGCGTCTCACTGCCGGCGACCGCGTATGCGAGTTCCCGTTCGGCACGGGACTACGCGGGGGCGATGGTCGTCGCGCCGCCGTCAGCCAATGGTTCCCCGTGGTTGAGGCGCTTCGGCAACTGCTCGACGGCGTTCGCCTCCGGCTGGATGGCGATTCGTGGAACACGCCGCCGCCGGGCCGTTGATCGGGGATTCGTCCTGTCCGATCACGTCGACTGGCCGGGACTGACCGGGACCGTGCGTGAAAGCGGGGCCGAACAGGTCTTTGTCACTCATGGTTTCACGGCAGCCTGCGCACGCTGGTTTGGCGATCAGGGACTCGACGCTCACGTCCTGCCGACACGTTTCGAGGGAGAGCAGGACGATCGGGCCGAGGACGCCGAACAGGAACCGGACGCACAGGAGCCGGATTCATGA
- a CDS encoding 30S ribosomal protein S1 produces the protein MVDRNLIREFQIDEQELDATFGDMLDLTSEADAEMDLVYDETSRSYDTNQIVEGVVLSVDGDEVVVDIGYKSEGTVSTNEWAEDEPQPTAGDKVEVLLEEIEDDFGLILLSKRKADRLRDWEAVISKHEEGDVVEGTVVRKIKGGLLVSIGENATATGSRGVNVFLPASQVDIRRPQDIGDYLGQKIHCVILKIDESRRNIVVSRRKLIEEQRAEMKRKLLAEIEEGQIRKGVVKNIADFGAFVDLGGIDGLLHITDMSWGRISHPSEMVKIDDEIEVMILNVDREKEKIALGLKQKFPSPWEDVETKYPVGSRVKGEVVNVMSYGAFVKLEDGIEGLVHISEMSWTKRINHPSEMVHIGDEVEVVVLGINTEKQEISLGMKQTQPNPWDDVAAKYPVGSTIEGTVRNLTNYGAFIELEEGVDGLLHVSDMSWTRKISHASEMLKKGDTVKCVVISVDEDRKRIALGLKQLEEDPWETRIPDKYQPGEVVTGKVTKITNFGVFVELEEELEGLLHISELADHKVTNPEDEVNVGEEIEVRVLRVDVDDRKIGLSRKLEATPAEIEQAAAGGAPSGAGVPGREELKGGMGESSGPLFSMQAVAKPNEGEEGEAEAEAEAEAEAPSAEAQAETPSSETEAETPSSETETETPSTESDAEASTDAQAADESESSEERKED, from the coding sequence ATGGTCGATCGTAACCTCATCCGTGAATTTCAGATTGACGAGCAGGAACTGGATGCCACGTTTGGCGACATGCTGGACCTGACCAGCGAAGCCGACGCGGAAATGGATCTCGTCTATGACGAGACGTCGCGTTCGTATGATACGAACCAGATCGTCGAAGGCGTGGTGCTGAGCGTCGATGGCGACGAGGTCGTGGTCGACATCGGATACAAGAGCGAAGGCACCGTCTCGACGAACGAGTGGGCTGAGGACGAGCCCCAGCCGACCGCCGGCGACAAGGTCGAAGTGCTGCTCGAAGAGATCGAAGACGACTTCGGTCTCATTCTGCTTTCCAAGCGGAAGGCCGATCGCCTCCGCGACTGGGAAGCGGTCATCTCCAAGCACGAAGAAGGGGATGTCGTCGAAGGGACGGTGGTCCGCAAGATCAAGGGTGGTCTGCTCGTCAGCATCGGCGAGAACGCGACCGCAACCGGCAGCCGCGGCGTCAACGTGTTCCTTCCTGCCAGCCAGGTCGACATCCGCCGCCCGCAGGACATTGGCGATTACCTCGGTCAGAAGATCCACTGCGTGATCCTCAAGATCGACGAATCCCGCCGAAACATCGTCGTCTCCCGCCGCAAGCTCATCGAAGAGCAGCGTGCCGAGATGAAGCGGAAGCTGCTGGCCGAGATCGAAGAAGGCCAGATCCGCAAGGGGGTCGTCAAGAACATCGCCGACTTCGGTGCGTTCGTCGACCTGGGCGGAATCGACGGCCTGCTGCACATTACCGATATGAGCTGGGGCCGCATCAGCCATCCGTCCGAGATGGTCAAGATCGACGACGAAATCGAGGTCATGATCCTCAATGTCGATCGCGAGAAGGAAAAGATCGCCCTGGGCCTGAAGCAGAAGTTCCCCAGCCCCTGGGAAGACGTCGAGACCAAATACCCGGTCGGTTCGCGGGTCAAGGGCGAAGTCGTCAACGTCATGTCCTACGGTGCCTTCGTCAAACTCGAAGACGGCATCGAAGGTCTCGTCCACATCAGCGAGATGTCCTGGACGAAGCGGATCAATCACCCCAGCGAAATGGTCCACATCGGCGACGAAGTCGAAGTGGTCGTGCTCGGCATCAACACCGAGAAGCAGGAAATCTCGCTGGGTATGAAGCAGACGCAGCCCAACCCCTGGGACGACGTCGCCGCCAAGTACCCGGTCGGCAGCACCATCGAGGGAACGGTTCGCAACCTCACCAACTACGGTGCGTTCATCGAGCTGGAAGAAGGGGTCGACGGACTGCTGCACGTCAGCGACATGTCCTGGACCCGCAAGATCTCGCACGCCAGCGAGATGCTCAAGAAGGGCGATACGGTCAAGTGCGTCGTCATCTCTGTCGACGAAGACCGCAAGCGGATTGCCCTGGGACTCAAGCAGCTCGAAGAGGATCCGTGGGAAACCCGTATCCCCGACAAGTACCAGCCGGGCGAAGTCGTCACCGGCAAGGTCACCAAGATCACCAACTTCGGTGTGTTCGTGGAACTCGAGGAAGAACTCGAAGGTCTGCTGCACATCTCCGAGCTGGCTGATCACAAGGTGACCAATCCGGAAGACGAAGTGAACGTCGGCGAAGAGATCGAAGTTCGCGTGCTGCGGGTGGACGTGGACGATCGCAAGATCGGCCTGAGCCGCAAGCTCGAAGCGACCCCAGCCGAAATCGAGCAGGCCGCGGCCGGTGGTGCCCCCAGTGGAGCGGGTGTCCCCGGACGGGAAGAGCTCAAGGGCGGAATGGGCGAGTCGAGCGGACCGCTCTTCAGCATGCAGGCTGTGGCCAAGCCGAACGAAGGTGAAGAAGGCGAAGCTGAGGCCGAAGCCGAAGCCGAAGCCGAAGCACCTTCGGCCGAAGCTCAGGCCGAAACGCCGTCGTCGGAAACCGAGGCTGAAACGCCGTCGTCGGAAACCGAGACCGAAACTCCGTCGACCGAATCGGACGCCGAAGCATCCACCGATGCACAGGCCGCCGATGAATCCGAGAGCTCCGAGGAGCGCAAGGAAGATTGA
- a CDS encoding GGDEF domain-containing protein → MSRRVLHRAILLAAAGTLVGGIAAILGRRLEHPEWATLTALPVVWGMSVLGGWRLALASILAVPVGWWLGRGESAGVAAGHFFAVTGVMAILATFVLMLERMRQVRDGWRIALQTDDLTGLLNRRGFRERLEAELNRARRSGATLAVGLFDCDNFKEVNDTLGHPTGDLLLQCAAEVLTRESRNYDLVARVGGDEFAVAWPSVSASNAERIAQRVHSALSEAVERRKWPASFSFGVVVATGSVSVDDVIRQADEAMYEAKRDGKGRFTVRTVESGSDAAPQEDVSVPA, encoded by the coding sequence ATGAGCAGACGCGTACTCCACCGGGCGATCCTACTCGCAGCCGCCGGTACCCTTGTTGGCGGCATTGCAGCGATTCTCGGCCGCCGTCTGGAGCATCCCGAATGGGCGACGCTGACGGCGCTGCCGGTCGTCTGGGGGATGAGTGTCCTTGGGGGCTGGCGGCTGGCCCTGGCGTCGATTCTCGCCGTGCCGGTCGGGTGGTGGCTGGGCAGAGGCGAGTCGGCTGGGGTTGCTGCCGGACACTTCTTCGCCGTCACGGGCGTCATGGCGATCCTGGCGACGTTCGTCCTCATGCTGGAGCGGATGCGTCAGGTGCGGGATGGGTGGCGGATTGCACTGCAGACGGATGACCTGACCGGACTGCTCAATCGCCGCGGCTTTCGCGAACGTCTCGAAGCGGAACTGAACCGCGCGCGGCGGAGCGGCGCGACGCTGGCCGTCGGGCTGTTTGACTGTGACAATTTCAAGGAAGTCAACGACACGCTCGGGCATCCCACCGGCGACCTGCTGCTGCAATGCGCCGCAGAAGTGCTGACCAGAGAGTCACGCAACTACGACCTGGTTGCGCGTGTCGGCGGTGACGAGTTCGCCGTCGCCTGGCCCTCCGTTTCCGCATCGAATGCCGAGCGCATCGCGCAACGCGTCCACTCGGCCCTGAGTGAAGCGGTCGAAAGGCGCAAGTGGCCTGCTTCATTCAGTTTCGGAGTCGTCGTCGCCACCGGCAGCGTGAGCGTCGATGACGTGATCCGGCAGGCGGATGAAGCCATGTACGAGGCGAAGCGGGACGGCAAGGGCCGGTTTACGGTCCGGACTGTCGAGTCCGGCTCGGATGCCGCGCCGCAGGAAGATGTTTCCGTCCCGGCCTGA
- a CDS encoding GIY-YIG nuclease family protein, with product MKVIYRITYPNGKIYIGKDLTDSINYFGSASSELIARDFTREERRHFTITREILWESETASDAEVARREIEFIRKCRSNDPSIGYNRWPPPGQRSEAD from the coding sequence ATGAAGGTCATCTACAGGATCACGTACCCGAACGGGAAGATCTACATCGGGAAGGATCTGACGGACAGCATCAATTACTTCGGCAGCGCGAGCAGTGAACTGATCGCACGCGACTTCACCCGGGAAGAACGTCGCCACTTCACGATTACCCGTGAGATTCTCTGGGAATCGGAAACCGCGTCAGACGCGGAAGTGGCCCGCCGGGAGATCGAGTTCATCCGGAAGTGCCGTTCGAACGATCCCTCGATCGGCTACAACCGCTGGCCGCCGCCGGGACAGCGGTCCGAGGCAGACTGA
- the purD gene encoding phosphoribosylamine--glycine ligase, whose translation MKVLIVGQGGREHALAWKIAQSARVTKVYCAPGNAGTAIDAENVDIGVSDTDRLVKFAQSESIDLTVVGPEVPLVNGLVDAFRKARLRVFGPDKTAAQLEGSKVFAKKIMKLANVPTAESHDFSDAEEAIRYVEERNEQPLVIKADGLAAGKGVAVCDTRDEALAAIRTAMVDRAFGTAGSTIVIEEKLVGQEVSILALVDGRTIVPLETSQDHKAAWDGDKGPNTGGMGAYSPAPFATPELMDEVISKILIPTVHTLRKQNIEFRGVLYAGLMLTSQGPKVLEFNVRFGDPEAQPVLMRLKSDLFDVLYAAADGKLHEMPDLEWDPRPTVCVVMASDGYPGKYEKGHAIRGLDAAAQLSDTKVFHAGTAKSGDDVVTDGGRVLGVTAIGDDLSVAKRKAYEAVKCIRWDGAWCRKDISDKARQA comes from the coding sequence ATGAAGGTCCTTATCGTCGGTCAGGGTGGACGCGAACACGCCCTGGCCTGGAAAATCGCTCAGTCTGCACGGGTGACGAAGGTCTATTGTGCCCCCGGCAATGCCGGCACCGCGATCGACGCCGAGAACGTCGACATCGGCGTCTCCGACACCGACCGTCTCGTCAAGTTCGCACAGTCCGAAAGCATCGACCTGACCGTCGTCGGCCCCGAAGTCCCGCTGGTGAACGGACTGGTTGATGCGTTCCGCAAGGCCCGGTTGCGGGTCTTCGGTCCGGACAAGACCGCGGCGCAGCTCGAAGGCAGCAAGGTCTTCGCCAAGAAGATCATGAAGCTGGCCAACGTTCCGACGGCCGAGTCGCATGACTTCAGCGACGCCGAAGAAGCCATCCGCTACGTCGAAGAACGAAACGAGCAGCCGCTGGTGATCAAGGCGGACGGACTGGCCGCCGGCAAGGGCGTGGCTGTCTGCGACACCCGCGACGAGGCCCTTGCCGCCATTCGGACTGCAATGGTCGATCGGGCGTTCGGCACCGCCGGCAGCACGATCGTGATCGAAGAGAAGCTGGTCGGACAGGAAGTCAGTATCCTCGCGCTCGTCGACGGGCGCACGATCGTGCCGCTCGAAACCTCGCAGGATCACAAGGCGGCCTGGGACGGCGACAAGGGCCCGAACACCGGCGGGATGGGAGCCTACAGCCCGGCACCGTTTGCCACGCCGGAACTGATGGACGAGGTGATCTCCAAGATCCTCATCCCCACGGTGCACACGCTTCGCAAGCAGAACATCGAATTCCGTGGCGTCCTCTACGCCGGTCTGATGCTGACCAGCCAGGGCCCGAAGGTTCTGGAATTCAACGTTCGCTTCGGCGATCCCGAAGCGCAGCCGGTGCTGATGCGGTTGAAGTCGGACCTGTTCGACGTGTTGTACGCTGCAGCCGATGGCAAGCTGCACGAGATGCCGGATCTCGAGTGGGATCCGCGCCCGACCGTCTGCGTCGTGATGGCCTCCGATGGCTACCCGGGCAAGTATGAGAAGGGGCACGCCATCCGCGGCCTCGATGCGGCTGCTCAGCTGTCGGATACGAAGGTCTTCCATGCCGGCACAGCGAAGTCGGGCGATGACGTCGTGACCGATGGCGGGCGCGTGCTGGGCGTGACAGCGATCGGCGACGATCTGTCGGTTGCCAAGCGGAAGGCATACGAAGCGGTCAAATGCATCCGCTGGGACGGCGCCTGGTGCCGCAAGGACATCTCGGACAAGGCCCGGCAGGCGTGA